In Qingshengfaniella alkalisoli, a single genomic region encodes these proteins:
- a CDS encoding GAK system ATP-grasp enzyme, producing MTDLKIGVVGIPGKWSTEALADAVETKTGFRLVIDMGRVTLDLATGGLHYDGHDLSTFDALIVKKISEIYSPHVLDRLEMLRMAEARGVRIYSRPEAIIRLIDRLACTVSLAAADVPMPETRITEDPSAALQAARDFGTAVFKPLYSTKARGMTLISGEDDKAGEDIAAFAAEHPVMYIQRKIDLSGQDLGMVFLGGEYLCTYARVKQGDTWNTAIHSGGKYEGFDPDPEQIELARRAQAPFGLTFTTVDVALTDEGPVVFEVSAFGGFRGVRDGCGLDAPDLLTSHILKDLGA from the coding sequence GTGACTGATCTGAAGATCGGTGTGGTCGGCATCCCCGGCAAGTGGTCGACCGAGGCGCTTGCCGACGCGGTCGAGACGAAGACCGGTTTTCGGCTGGTGATCGACATGGGCCGGGTGACGCTGGACCTGGCTACCGGGGGGCTGCACTATGACGGGCACGATCTGTCGACATTCGATGCGCTCATCGTCAAGAAGATTTCCGAGATCTACAGCCCCCATGTTCTGGATCGGCTGGAGATGCTGCGCATGGCCGAGGCGCGCGGCGTACGTATTTATAGTCGCCCCGAGGCGATCATCCGCCTGATCGACCGGCTGGCCTGCACGGTGTCGCTGGCCGCCGCCGACGTGCCGATGCCAGAAACACGTATCACCGAGGACCCATCTGCCGCGCTTCAGGCCGCGCGGGATTTCGGAACGGCGGTGTTCAAGCCGCTCTACTCCACGAAAGCGCGGGGGATGACGCTGATTTCAGGCGAGGATGACAAGGCAGGCGAGGATATCGCCGCCTTCGCCGCCGAACATCCGGTTATGTACATTCAGCGCAAGATTGACCTGTCCGGGCAGGATTTGGGTATGGTGTTTCTGGGCGGCGAATACCTTTGCACCTATGCCCGCGTGAAGCAGGGCGATACGTGGAATACCGCGATCCACAGCGGGGGGAAGTACGAAGGGTTCGATCCGGACCCCGAACAGATCGAGCTTGCCCGCCGTGCGCAAGCCCCCTTCGGACTGACCTTCACGACGGTCGATGTAGCGTTGACGGACGAAGGGCCTGTCGTTTTCGAAGTCTCCGCCTTCGGCGGGTTCCGGGGCGTGCGAGATGGATGCGGGCTGGACGCCCCGGACCTGCTGACATCCCATATTCTAAAGGATCTGGGCGCATGA
- a CDS encoding HprK-related kinase B, which produces MRVADVLNRLDFSPLDGVAPIFLSVGHLRLALVCGEVLRTELAEYFASAAAGPGPVDATVEVLEGQALEPQPDWIDWAREPGKSGRKDAYRDLTGGRLVHKVRTGVTFLQSPERLVAFGPCSRHPNQIINFVNTQFLNICQREGWQICHAAAITDCNKSLAIAGLSGGGKSTAVLRMMDIDGLSYVSNDRLLVRAGSPPAALGIPKLPRINPGTILTNPRLSPMLDATRQVELGALPQQNLWALEEKHDLHIDQVYGEGRIQWSAPLTHFWILNWHHGGNDPVQVTPCDLSDRPDLLSAIMKSAGPFYQNPDGTFLKDSDPLDPKAYLAALDGVAVYEVSGTVDFDALSAKGRDLWLG; this is translated from the coding sequence ATGAGGGTGGCGGATGTTCTGAACCGGCTCGATTTTTCGCCGCTGGACGGGGTCGCACCGATCTTCCTGTCGGTTGGGCACCTGCGTCTGGCGCTGGTTTGTGGCGAGGTTCTTCGGACGGAACTGGCCGAGTATTTTGCCAGCGCTGCGGCTGGACCGGGACCGGTAGATGCGACGGTCGAGGTTCTGGAGGGCCAGGCCCTGGAACCGCAACCCGACTGGATCGACTGGGCGCGAGAGCCGGGTAAATCGGGGCGCAAGGACGCGTATCGTGATCTGACAGGCGGGCGACTTGTCCACAAGGTTCGCACCGGTGTTACTTTCCTTCAGTCGCCCGAGCGGCTGGTGGCGTTCGGCCCCTGTTCGCGGCATCCCAACCAGATCATCAACTTCGTAAACACGCAGTTTCTGAACATCTGTCAGCGCGAGGGGTGGCAGATTTGCCATGCCGCAGCGATCACCGATTGCAATAAATCACTGGCCATTGCGGGTCTGTCGGGGGGCGGAAAATCTACCGCCGTACTGCGCATGATGGATATCGACGGGTTGTCCTATGTCAGTAACGACCGTCTGCTGGTCAGGGCGGGCAGCCCACCCGCCGCGCTTGGTATCCCGAAGCTGCCCAGGATCAATCCCGGCACGATCCTGACCAATCCGCGACTGTCGCCGATGTTGGATGCGACGCGGCAGGTCGAATTGGGCGCGCTGCCGCAACAGAACCTATGGGCGCTGGAAGAAAAGCATGACCTGCATATCGACCAGGTCTATGGTGAGGGGCGTATCCAATGGTCGGCTCCGCTGACGCATTTCTGGATTCTGAACTGGCATCATGGGGGGAATGATCCGGTCCAGGTCACGCCATGCGATCTGTCTGATCGGCCCGACCTGCTGAGCGCCATCATGAAAAGCGCGGGACCGTTTTATCAGAACCCTGATGGAACCTTCCTGAAAGACAGCGATCCGCTTGATCCCAAGGCATATCTCGCGGCGCTTGATGGCGTGGCGGTTTACGAGGTGTCCGGGACGGTCGATTTCGACGCGCTATCCGCGAAGGGCAGGGACCTTTGGCTGGGCTGA